A part of Bacillus thuringiensis genomic DNA contains:
- a CDS encoding YslB family protein — protein MSKNTIDTTSLEDVSLNAFAYELLREELLPDLIGNDLDGILYWSGRNLARKYPLETIEEVIQFFEKAGWGTLSIIEHKRREMQFQLKGTLIAERQKQNRHSSYQLEAGFIAEQIQKQRNVVAESYEEKKKRSDSITFLVKWDIKDLIEV, from the coding sequence GTGAGTAAAAATACAATCGATACAACATCTTTAGAAGATGTTTCATTGAACGCCTTCGCTTATGAATTGCTACGTGAAGAATTACTACCTGATTTAATCGGTAACGATTTAGATGGTATTTTATACTGGTCTGGTAGAAACCTTGCAAGAAAATATCCACTAGAAACGATTGAAGAAGTCATTCAGTTCTTTGAAAAAGCTGGCTGGGGCACTTTAAGCATTATTGAACATAAGCGTCGTGAAATGCAGTTCCAACTTAAAGGCACACTCATCGCTGAACGTCAAAAACAAAACAGACATTCTTCTTATCAATTAGAAGCTGGATTCATCGCTGAACAAATTCAAAAGCAACGAAATGTCGTTGCAGAGTCCTATGAAGAAAAGAAAAAACGTTCAGACTCTATTACATTTCTTGTGAAATGGGATATAAAAGATCTCATTGAAGTGTAG
- the sdhC gene encoding succinate dehydrogenase cytochrome B558 produces MKGREYTFRKWHSLMGVIPVGVFLTQHLIVNNFATRGAEAFNKAAGFMELLPFRYALEIFIIFLPILYHAIYGLYIAFTAKNNAVSYGYFRNWMFVFQRISGIVTLIFISWHVWETRIQAMLGKEVNYDMMADILNNPAMFAFYLVGVVSTIFHFANGLWTFCISWGITVSPRSQRISTYVTLAIFLGLSYVGVSALLAFIDPQLANQ; encoded by the coding sequence ATGAAAGGCCGCGAGTATACGTTTCGTAAGTGGCACTCATTAATGGGGGTCATCCCGGTTGGTGTCTTTTTGACGCAACATCTAATTGTAAACAACTTTGCAACAAGAGGAGCAGAGGCTTTTAACAAAGCTGCAGGCTTTATGGAGCTCCTTCCATTCCGGTATGCGCTAGAAATTTTCATCATCTTTTTACCGATACTGTACCATGCTATATATGGCTTATATATTGCATTTACAGCTAAGAACAATGCGGTTTCTTACGGTTATTTCCGTAACTGGATGTTCGTCTTCCAACGAATTTCAGGTATCGTTACGCTGATTTTCATTTCTTGGCATGTCTGGGAAACTCGTATTCAAGCAATGTTAGGTAAAGAGGTAAACTATGATATGATGGCAGATATTTTAAACAATCCAGCTATGTTTGCATTCTACTTAGTCGGTGTTGTTTCAACGATTTTCCACTTTGCAAATGGACTATGGACATTCTGCATAAGCTGGGGAATTACAGTATCTCCACGTTCACAAAGAATCTCTACTTATGTAACATTAGCTATTTTCTTAGGTCTATCTTATGTAGGTGTGAGTGCATTATTAGCGTTCATCGATCCACAGCTAGCAAACCAGTAA